A region of Mesorhizobium sp. AR02 DNA encodes the following proteins:
- a CDS encoding tautomerase family protein, whose product MPMIDVYAAKGTFGNKPELTKALNEALMRWEKVPPISWFTDNTAAFIHEMEPDSLANANGDSTYVRIQVLTPVGVLDRDKKLGVTREMTDIAALAAGDPTLKERTWVQIVEAPDGGWGIGGHAYTNEEIATEARRRLAAR is encoded by the coding sequence ATGCCCATGATCGACGTGTACGCTGCCAAAGGAACATTCGGCAACAAACCAGAGCTGACCAAGGCGCTCAATGAGGCACTGATGCGGTGGGAAAAGGTGCCGCCCATTTCATGGTTCACCGACAACACTGCGGCCTTCATCCATGAGATGGAGCCGGATTCACTGGCAAACGCCAACGGCGACAGTACCTATGTGCGCATCCAGGTGTTGACGCCGGTCGGCGTTCTCGATCGCGACAAGAAACTTGGCGTGACCAGGGAGATGACCGACATCGCTGCCCTTGCGGCCGGCGACCCCACGCTCAAGGAGCGCACCTGGGTGCAGATCGTCGAAGCGCCCGACGGCGGTTGGGGCATCGGCGGACACGCCTACACCAACGAGGAAATCGCCACCGAAGCCAGGCGCCGGCTCGCGGCGCGCTGA
- a CDS encoding TetR/AcrR family transcriptional regulator, translated as MTVVIVNGAVMESDSRAKMVRSAALLIASHGVNATSFSDVLADSGAPRGSIYHHFPEGKHQLAQDAVRLTGEWVLARQRACAGTTAADVLSCFVDLWRQVVLASAGASGCAVAGVAIDSGPAEGALIEVVRSTFRSWVDLLRAQLEATGVPSARAASISVATVAGMEGALILCRAEGNSAPLDTVADELMRLLSQSATATDR; from the coding sequence ATGACGGTCGTCATAGTCAATGGAGCGGTGATGGAATCCGATAGCCGGGCGAAGATGGTGCGCAGCGCGGCATTGCTGATCGCCTCGCACGGAGTGAACGCGACATCATTCTCGGACGTGCTTGCCGACAGTGGGGCGCCGCGCGGTTCGATCTACCACCATTTTCCCGAAGGAAAGCACCAGCTGGCGCAAGATGCGGTGCGCTTGACCGGCGAGTGGGTGCTGGCGCGTCAGCGCGCTTGCGCCGGCACCACCGCGGCGGACGTCCTGTCCTGCTTCGTCGACCTGTGGCGTCAGGTGGTGCTGGCCTCGGCCGGCGCGTCAGGTTGCGCCGTAGCCGGTGTCGCCATCGACAGCGGGCCGGCCGAGGGCGCCCTGATCGAGGTGGTGCGCTCCACATTTCGATCTTGGGTTGACCTGCTCAGGGCGCAGCTGGAGGCCACCGGCGTTCCGTCTGCCCGCGCGGCGTCCATCTCGGTCGCCACGGTTGCGGGAATGGAAGGCGCACTCATCTTGTGTCGCGCGGAAGGCAACAGCGCACCGCTCGATACGGTCGCCGATGAGTTGATGCGTCTGCTGTCGCAAAGCGCGACAGCCACCGATCGTTGA
- a CDS encoding zinc-dependent alcohol dehydrogenase family protein — MKTYRANLGGGIDGIVMRDESIPTPGPHQMLVAVRAVSLNARELSILQGYYPLPVKPDLIPVSDGAGEVVAIGDGVTRVKVGDRIAAAIFPRWIDGPFGWDFAAQLGGSLDGMLSEYALLPEDAAVHIPPHLSFEEAATLPCAAVTAWNAISGGAPLLPGQTALTLGSGGVSLFALQLAKLFGARVITTTSSDSKAKRLLELGADAVVDYRKTPDWHAKVRELNGGRGVNVIVEVGGAGTMEQSLKAVAFSGQISQVGWLDKSASSISIAALSATVTTVRRIAVGSRAQFLAMNNAIAMHRLKPVIDSVFPFEDALEAFRHYARGNSFGKIVIRHDGEACRSLITFLSSATNPDGAATIVGETDYPAAPWRGHGPERPDLT, encoded by the coding sequence ATGAAAACCTACCGTGCCAATCTCGGCGGCGGCATTGACGGCATCGTCATGCGCGACGAATCCATCCCCACGCCCGGCCCGCACCAGATGCTGGTCGCCGTCCGTGCCGTCTCGCTCAACGCCCGCGAACTGTCGATCCTGCAAGGCTACTATCCGCTGCCGGTCAAGCCCGATCTCATCCCTGTTTCCGACGGCGCCGGCGAAGTGGTCGCGATCGGCGACGGTGTCACCCGCGTCAAGGTCGGCGACAGGATTGCCGCCGCCATCTTCCCGCGCTGGATCGACGGGCCGTTCGGCTGGGATTTCGCCGCGCAACTCGGCGGTTCGCTCGACGGCATGTTGAGCGAATACGCCCTGTTGCCCGAGGATGCCGCCGTGCACATACCGCCGCATCTGTCGTTCGAGGAAGCTGCCACCTTGCCTTGCGCTGCGGTCACGGCCTGGAACGCGATCTCGGGTGGTGCGCCGCTGTTACCCGGCCAGACCGCGCTGACGCTGGGATCGGGTGGCGTTTCGCTGTTTGCGCTGCAGCTGGCCAAGCTGTTCGGCGCCCGCGTCATCACCACCACCTCCAGCGACAGCAAGGCGAAGCGCCTGCTGGAACTTGGCGCCGACGCGGTGGTCGACTACCGCAAGACCCCGGACTGGCATGCGAAGGTGCGCGAGCTGAACGGCGGCCGCGGTGTCAACGTGATCGTCGAGGTCGGCGGCGCCGGAACCATGGAACAATCCCTGAAGGCCGTGGCGTTCAGCGGCCAGATCAGCCAGGTCGGCTGGCTGGACAAGAGCGCCTCGTCGATCAGCATCGCCGCCCTCTCCGCCACCGTCACCACCGTCAGGCGCATTGCCGTCGGCAGCCGCGCCCAGTTTCTCGCCATGAACAATGCCATCGCCATGCACAGGCTGAAGCCGGTCATCGACAGCGTCTTCCCGTTCGAAGATGCGTTAGAGGCTTTTCGTCACTACGCGCGTGGCAATAGTTTCGGCAAGATCGTCATTCGCCACGATGGAGAGGCTTGCCGGAGCCTCATCACATTCTTGTCATCGGCGACAAATCCTGATGGCGCTGCCACAATAGTAGGGGAAACTGACTATCCGGCCGCCCCATGGCGCGGCCACGGTCCTGAAAGGCCCGATCTGACCTGA
- a CDS encoding LysR family transcriptional regulator: MARTDVFTGLSEFLAVAAHASFRVAAAELGVTPAAVSQAIRTLEARAGMPLFQRTTRRVALTEAGRDFLARLKPASVEIGDAFDALSVLSQRPMGNLKLSVPRIALDLVLYRLLPGFRHAFPDITLDIDVDDASVDLMAGGYDAGIRIGEFIEQDMIAVRITPDFAWSVLGAPSYFATRERPQTPEDLMLHECIRYRFPTARTIYRWQFARDGREFSLDAPGGIVVNDHISMIELATRGVGLCYSADRVAAAELASGALEPVLQPYLPTKPGLFLYFPTRSQAQPKLRAFIDAATGFMRSR, encoded by the coding sequence ATGGCCCGTACCGACGTTTTCACCGGCCTGTCCGAGTTTCTCGCGGTTGCCGCGCATGCAAGCTTCCGGGTCGCGGCGGCCGAACTTGGCGTGACGCCTGCGGCGGTCAGCCAGGCGATCCGTACACTCGAGGCTCGCGCCGGCATGCCGCTGTTCCAGCGCACGACCCGGCGCGTGGCACTGACGGAAGCGGGGAGGGATTTTCTGGCGCGGTTGAAGCCGGCCTCCGTCGAGATCGGCGACGCCTTCGACGCGCTGTCGGTTCTCAGCCAGCGTCCAATGGGAAACCTCAAGCTCTCGGTGCCGCGCATTGCGCTGGATCTGGTGCTCTATCGGCTGCTGCCCGGCTTTCGCCACGCCTTTCCCGACATTACGCTGGACATCGACGTCGACGACGCCTCGGTCGACCTGATGGCGGGTGGCTATGATGCCGGTATCCGCATCGGCGAATTCATCGAGCAAGACATGATCGCCGTCAGGATCACTCCGGACTTTGCCTGGTCGGTGCTTGGCGCACCGTCCTATTTCGCCACGCGTGAACGGCCGCAAACACCCGAAGACCTGATGCTCCACGAATGTATCCGCTACCGCTTTCCGACGGCGCGAACAATCTATCGCTGGCAGTTCGCGCGCGACGGCCGTGAATTCTCGCTCGATGCGCCCGGCGGCATCGTGGTCAACGATCACATCAGCATGATCGAACTGGCCACAAGAGGCGTCGGCCTCTGTTATTCCGCCGACAGAGTTGCCGCCGCCGAGCTGGCATCCGGTGCGCTCGAGCCGGTGCTCCAGCCCTATTTGCCGACCAAACCCGGTCTGTTTCTCTATTTCCCGACCCGCAGCCAGGCGCAACCAAAGCTGCGGGCGTTCATCGACGCGGCAACCGGATTCATGCGCTCGCGATGA